Below is a window of Poecilia reticulata strain Guanapo linkage group LG8, Guppy_female_1.0+MT, whole genome shotgun sequence DNA.
AGAAGGACAAACTGCTGCCAGAGAAACGCACACTTATCCTTACGCACTTTCCCAAGTAAGAGCTGCTTCTCCGATGCCGCCGTGTGGCTTCTGTTATAGCTGTGACTGTAGATGCAACAGGGTTGTTGATGAGTTTCGgtataattttacatttctcatttttcaaaaatcgCTCTGTGTTTATAAATGAATTTAATCTTGAATATTTACGTTGCAGTCTCTCTATCATCCTTTATTAATAAGTTATTCATGGATGTTTGTTTCCAGGTTCTTGTCGATGCTGGAGGAGGAAATCTACGGGGAAAATTCACCGATATGGGAGGCTGACTTCACCATGCCTGCCTCAGAAAGCACACAGATTGGACATCAGACAGGTGAGGCGGTGCTGGAgtcacttattttattaaaatggacATTATAAgaataaagcacattttaagaACCCACTAATGGTCCTGTGATGACATGTCAGagttttctgctttctgcttctcctccaattgtagattttttttttcaMTGAGCAGAATTGCTTATTTCAAATTCTCTTGAGACCTCTTTAAATTCCTTACCTCATTACTCAGTATCGTTAAATTAGATTTTGAGTATTCATTGGTTCGAATACATTAGAAAAACAGAAGCTATGTGGAAATGATATAAGGTTTAATATACTTGGTCTAACAGACACAAAGTGCAGAGTTATGCTGTTCTCAAAGTTGTGTGGATTTGTAACtgtgtggttttgtgtttgcagtgatCAGTCCTACTTCAGCGTCCGGGTCTCCTGCTTTGTCCAAATGTCTGAACAGCTCCTCCTCTCTGGGCAGTACGGATACGGGAGGCGTAGAGCCCATCACAGGTCAGTGACTGACTCTCCTTCGGTTTACTCTGGGAGCTAAAAGCTCCACTCTGCCTGGCTAAGCAAAAAAGAACTGCAGATAGATGTTTACTCTGCTTGACATCGATGATTTTGACCCGTCTTAAACAGTCCAACACCTTTTCCAAGACCATWTGATTTGTCTTTAGAGGTGATTGTTTAagaaattagaaattatttagCCTTGTAGTTATTTGGTTTGTTAAATCCAGGTAGCAACTTTATTTCTTGAAAAGGCAGTGTGGCACAAAATTGtatttgatttcataaaatataGTAGTTTGgcctaaaatatgaaaatattcttacaaaaatgaataatataAAAAMAGCCTAACCGTTGTTTTAACCTGAAAAATGTCAYTTCCTCTTTAGGGGACAAACGCAAACTTCCAGAGGCGTTGACGCTGGAAGACGCTAAGAGGATCCGTGTGATGGGGGACATTCCTATGGAGTTGGTGAATGAAGTCATGATGACGATCACTGATCCTGCTGCTATGCTCGGACCGGAGGTCGGTCGGTCCCCATAAACCTGCTCAGCAATTAGTATCGTTTGATTTACAGCAATCTACTAAATATTTCTCCCTTTGTGTTAAATGACTGCAATCCAGCGTAGTTTGTGTGTATATGAAAGACCGGAAATACTAACAGATCATTAATGGTTCTAGACTAATCTGCTGACACCTAATGCTGCTCGTGACGAGACGGCCAGACTAGAAGAGAGACGGGGCATCATTGAGTTCCACGTTATCGGAAACTCCCTTTCCCAAAAGTCCAACAAGAAGATCYTGATGTGGCTTGTTGGCCTTCAGAACGTATTTTCCCATCAGTTACCTCGCATGCCCAAAGAGTACATCACACGACTCGTGTTTGACCCGTAAGTGAATGTTCTCCTACTTAATTTTTTgtcatctgtttttttccccctggcAAACATTCCCTAACAATCCCTGTTTTCACAGGAAGCACAAAACCTTAGCCCTCATTAAAGATGGCCGCGTCATTGGAGGCATCTGTTTTAGGATGTTCCCCACTCAGGGCTTCACAGAGATAGTGTTCTGTGCCGTCACGTCCAATGAACAAGTCAAGGTAACCATGACCTGAACTACCTTCCACcctgcttgtgtttttatgacactCTTTAAAGTTTCAGTAGTTTTTTTACAGCCTCGTTGGAGACTTTTCAAGTAGTAATAATCACGTTGTAAcatctcaatcagatttaaattcAGACTTTTAACAAGACCAGTAAAAAACATCGATTttaggaaaagaagaaaacattttggtcCACTCAAAGTTGGTGTTTGGATAAGCAAACTAGGTTGCTCCATATGGCCCAGTTGATAGACAGATTATTGAAAATGAGGACACTGATTATATCACcttagataaattaaaacgttttcaagATTTAAAGGAATTGGCaagtttagtttgtaaaaacGCTACATGAACACAGTGTGGGAAGATCCGCAAGATATTTTGTTTGACATCTGCTTGTCATACATCTCAGTAAATAATAGCAAACGTAactgtgtttactttttttttttaaagggctACGGCACCCACCTGATGAACCACCTGAAGGAGTATCACATTAAACACAACATCCTTTATTTCCTCACTTATGCTGATGAGTATGCCATTGGCTACTTCAAAAAGCAGGTACTGGAGGCACAGCCAGCTCATTATCAGTGCTTCTGTTGATTCATGTCTCCTTTTATCCttaatgttatattttctttctatatAGGGTTTCTCCAAAGATATCAAAGTGCCCAAGGGTCGATACCTGGGCTATATCAAAGACTATGAGGGAGCAACCTTGATGGAGTGTGAGCTAAACCCAAGGATCCCCTACACAGAGctttctcacattattaaaaGACAGAAGGAGGTGTGTAAGGATGATAAATATCTTTATTGCCAAAAATGACCAGTTTTGAGTGTATCTGTGTTGGTAATTTGTTTATTATATCCAATTTTGGCGTGATCATTCTAGATTATAAAGAAGCTGATTGAGAGAAAACAGAGTCAGATCAGAAAGGTTTACCCAGGCCTGACCTGCTTCAAAGAGGGCGTGCGACAGATCCCAGTGGAAAGCATCCCTGGAATAAGTGAGTCTGTACAAGACGTAAGCTGACATGTACAATTAAATTATTCATCATATGACTAAGATCTGTGTTCGTTTCAGGAGAGACGGGCTGGAAACCCAGTAGCAAGGACAAAGGGTAAACACCTTCTATAGGCTGCATTGATTATTTTACCAAATTTTTCTATCttttatttgcatgtagatAGTCTTCTGCATCATTTATAGTTTAAACATTGATCTTTTGCAGGAAAGAGGTGAAGGACCCTGATGTGCTTCACAACATGCTGAAGAACCTTCTGGCACAAATAAAGGTTAGAATCACCtgccaacagaaaacaaaaatgaccaaaCTGGGACTAATAAAAATGGTTCTACGCCGTCTTGAAAAGTATAGAACTTGTATGAATCATTTTCTGTAACTGGCTCATTGTtggaaacaggaaaaatgtaGAATATCAAAGGTTTGCTTTTTCTGAGCATATTCACCAATCCGTACACCAGAATTGATCAGTTTTCAGGAatgaaaaatatcttaaattttcttttctattcaaTAAATGCATTAAGACTAAGAACGACTCATGGATTTCGACAAAGAAAATCACCAACCAGCAGtgtgtactttaaaaacatattttacaaaaatcgGGTAAACCCTGCAGACACATAATTTGATAGATAAATTGGAATAAACTTGTAAATCCTTGGATCTGTATTTGCTTCGGAAGAGACAGGTTggatttgtattaaaaatacaaagtatttgCAGCATAATCCTTCTCCTTTGCTCACAGCAAACTGGAAAACCACTTTATGCTTACATCACCGCTGCCATTTAAAGTTTACcatcagcattttgttttccgAGTTGTAAAATAGAAGACCTCGGAGTTTTATACCATGACAACACAATGAACATGtccactgtttgttttgtcaaatCCATTGTTGGCCAATTGTAGTATTTTGCAGCAGCCTGAACGTTGAAACCTCTCAACAGTTTCAGAAGCAGTTAAGAAGTTGCAAAGGTTTTGTTTCTTGAATAAAGCACACAATTGATCATCTAACCAATGAATAATTAATGAGGACAGCTAGTGCATAAAAGCTGCTTTGTGGTAGCATTAGCACATTATCAGTAATGCATTACAGTAACCAATAGTGTGCCACTCAGACATGCAGTACCctaactttttcagtttgttgtgttCTGTGATGAAGCATAAGGAAAGTAAAGTAAAGAACCTTTCTTATGCAATTACACTACAtgactgatttaaaaatgtagaggAAGTGTTGCATTTTTCCTTTGATACAGAATTTTCTGGGTTTAAAGTTGGAAAATTGACAGAAGGGTTAAAGGTGTCTGAACCAGCCCT
It encodes the following:
- the kat2a gene encoding histone acetyltransferase KAT2A gives rise to the protein MSDPATQALQPRLLQAQSSGSAGSGAAAAGSGTGNSDPVRPGLSQQQRASQKKAQVRAFPRAKKLEKLGVFSACKASDTCKCNGWKNPNPPSATRIDLQQQAASLSESCRSCGHALADHVSHLENVSEDEINRLLGMVVDVENLFMSVHKEEDTDTKQVYFYLFKLLRKCILQMSQPVVEGSLGSPPFEKPNIEQGVLNFVQYKFSHLAPKERQTMFELSKMFLICLNYWKLETPTQYRQRTQKDDATAYKLDYTRWLCYCHVPQSNDSLPRYETTQVFGRNLLKSIFTVTRRQLLEKFRVEKDKLLPEKRTLILTHFPKFLSMLEEEIYGENSPIWEADFTMPASESTQIGHQTVISPTSASGSPALSKCLNSSSSLGSTDTGGVEPITGDKRKLPEALTLEDAKRIRVMGDIPMELVNEVMMTITDPAAMLGPETNLLTPNAARDETARLEERRGIIEFHVIGNSLSQKSNKKILMWLVGLQNVFSHQLPRMPKEYITRLVFDPKHKTLALIKDGRVIGGICFRMFPTQGFTEIVFCAVTSNEQVKGYGTHLMNHLKEYHIKHNILYFLTYADEYAIGYFKKQGFSKDIKVPKGRYLGYIKDYEGATLMECELNPRIPYTELSHIIKRQKEIIKKLIERKQSQIRKVYPGLTCFKEGVRQIPVESIPGIRETGWKPSSKDKGKEVKDPDVLHNMLKNLLAQIKTHTDAWPFMEPVKKSEAPDYYEVIRFPIDLKTMSEKLKNRYYVTKKLFIADLQRIISNCREYNPPDSEYCKCANTLEKFFYFKLKDGGLIEK